A genome region from Cucurbita pepo subsp. pepo cultivar mu-cu-16 chromosome LG02, ASM280686v2, whole genome shotgun sequence includes the following:
- the LOC111787949 gene encoding protein NRT1/ PTR FAMILY 4.4-like, whose amino-acid sequence MGDALEKTKTKSKQITSMSEDTSVDWRGRPCTSDKHGGMAAAAFVLGLQAFEMMAIAAVGNNLITYVFTQMHFPLSKSANVVTNFVGTVFLLSLLGGFLSDSYLGSFRTMLIFGFLELSGFSLVTVQAHYPRLRPPACDMGTGQQCMEAKGYEALMLFTALYLVALGSGCLKPNIISHGADQFRRQHPTQFQKLSTFFNCAYFAFCTGELIALTLLVWVQTHYGMDVGFTVSTAAMLLGLISLLAGTSFFRNSPPRGTIFTPIAQVFVAAFVKRKQICPSNSEMLHRSQNAVVKLLHTDKFTFLDKACIKSEEGRVGSEESPWKLCTVTQVEQVKIILSLIPIFACTIIFNTILAQLQTFSVQQGAAMNTCLTNSFKIPPASLQSIPYIILIFLVPLYETAFVPLARRITHTNSGISPLQRVGTGLFVATFSMVSAALVEKKRRNSSLVGSSLSILWIAPQFIIFGISELFTAVGLVEFFYKQSVEGMQSFLTAMTYCSYSFGFYLSSLLVSLVNKITGEASGGGWLSHNDLNNDRLDLFYWLLAGLSLVNFFNYLFWANRYSQEHDAQDLENPTSKPS is encoded by the exons ATGGGGGATGCTTTAGAgaagacaaaaacaaagagCAAACAAATAACTTCCATGTCTGAGGACACATCTGTTGATTGGAGAGGCCGACCGTGCACCTCTGACAAACATGGTGGAATGGCTGCCGCTGCCTTTGTTCTTG GGCTTCAAGCATTTGAGATGATGGCTATAGCAGCAGTTGGGAATAATCTCATTACTTACGTTTTCACTCAGATGcattttcctctctctaaaTCTGCTAACGTTGTTACCAACTTTGTTGGAACTGTTTTTCTTCTGTCTCTCCTTGGTGGCTTCCTCTCCGATTCTTATCTTGGCAGCTTCCGAACTATGCTCATCTTTGGCTTCCTCGAGCTATCG GGATTTAGTCTTGTAACAGTGCAAGCCCATTATCCAAGGCTGAGGCCACCAGCATGCGACATGGGGACAGGGCAACAGTGCATGGAGGCGAAAGGGTACGAGGCATTAATGCTGTTCACAGCGCTGTACTTGGTGGCATTGGGAAGTGGGTGTTTAAAGCCCAACATAATATCACATGGGGCTGACCAATTTCGAAGACAACACCCAACCCAATTCCAAAAGCTGTccactttcttcaattgtgcTTACTTCGCCTTCTGCACTGGCGAGCTCATTGCTTTGACACTCCTTGTTTGGGTCCAAACCCACTATGGCATGGACGTTGGCTTCACCGTATCCACCGCTGCCATGCTTCTTGGCTTGATCTCCTTGCTCGCTGGCACCTCCTTCTTTCGAAACAGCCCTCCTCGTGGCACCATCTTCACCCCCATCGCTCAA GTTTTTGTAGCTGCATTTGTGAAGAGGAAGCAAATCTGTCCTTCCAATTCGGAGATGCTGCATCGAAGTCAAAACGCCGTCGTTAAACTTCTCCATACCGACAAGTTCAC ATTCCTTGACAAAGCTTGTATAAAGAGTGAAGAAGGGAGAGTTGGAAGTGAAGAGAGTCCATGGAAGCTGTGCACGGTAACACAAGTGGAACAAGTCAAAATAATTCTATCACTTATTCCTATATTTGCATGCACCATAATCTTCAACACCATCTTAGCACAGCTCCAAACATTCTCAGTTCAACAAGGAGCTGCCATGAACACATGCCTCACCAACTCCTTCAAAATCCCCCCTGCTTCCCTCCAATCCATCCCTTACATCATCCTCATCTTCCTCGTCCCGCTCTACGAAACCGCCTTTGTCCCCCTCGCCCGCCGCATCACCCATACCAACTCCGGcatttcccctctccaacgcGTCGGCACAGGCCTCTTCGTTGCCACATTCTCCATGGTCTCCGCGGCATTAGTTGAGAAAAAGCGTCGAAACTCCTCCCTCGTTGGCTCATCCCTCTCGATCCTCTGGATCGCACCGCAATTCATCATTTTCGGCATCTCCGAGCTCTTCACTGCGGTCGGTCTGGTCGAGTTTTTTTACAAGCAATCCGTGGAGGGGATGCAGTCTTTTTTAACAGCCATGACTTATTGCTCCTACTCGTTTGGCTTCTACTTGAGCTCTTTATTGGTGTCGCTTGTTAATAAGATCACTGGTGAGGCTTCAGGTGGTGGGTGGCTTAGCCATAATGACCTAAACAACGACAGATTGGACCTGTTCTATTGGTTGCTGGCGGGTCTCAGCCTTGTCAATTTCTTCAACTATCTCTTTTGGGCTAATAGATATTCTCAAGAACATGATGCTCAAGACCTTGAAAACCCGACCTCCAAACCTTCCTAA